A section of the Neofelis nebulosa isolate mNeoNeb1 chromosome 12, mNeoNeb1.pri, whole genome shotgun sequence genome encodes:
- the NSMF gene encoding NMDA receptor synaptonuclear signaling and neuronal migration factor isoform X7: MGAAASRRRALRSEAMSSVAAKVRAARAFGEYLSQSHPENRNGADHLLADAYSGHDGSPEMQPAPQNKRRLSLVSNGRYEGSLSEEVISGKPTAEGPQPRVYTISGEPALLPSPEAEAIELAVVKGRRQRERHLHHHSQPLRASPGGSREDVSRPCQSWAGSRQGSKECPGCAQLAPGPSPSPRAFGLDQPPLPEATSRRKKLERMYSVDRVSDDIPIRTWFPKENLFSFQTATTTMQANFRKHLRMVGSRRVKAQSSDLQSSHCTLGEAFEDLDWETEKGLEAVACDTEGFVPPKVMLISSKVPKAEYIPTIIRRDDPSIIPILYDHEHATFEDILEEIEKKLNIYHKGAKIWKMLIFCQGGPGHLYLLKNKVATFAKVEKEEDMIHFWKRLSRLMSKVNPEPNVVHIMGCYILGNPNGEKLFQNLRTLMTPYRVTFESPLELSAQGKQMIETYFDFRLYRLWKSRQHSKLLDFEDVL; this comes from the exons ATGGGCGCCGCCGCCTCCCGGAGGAGGGCGCTGAGGAGCGAGGCCATGTCCTCGGTGGCGGCCAAAGTGCG AGCAGCCCGAGCATTTGGCGAGTACCTGTCCCAGAGTCACCCTGAGAATCGGAACGGTGCAG ACCACCTGCTGGCTGATGCCTACTCTGGCCACGACGGGTCCCCCGAGATGCAGCCAGCCCCCCAGAACAAGCGCCGCCTCTCCCTCGTCTCCAATGGCCGCTATGAGGGCAGTCTCTCAGAGGAGGTCATCAGTGGAAAACCGACCGCTGAGGGCCCCCAGCCCCGCGTGTACACCATTTCCGGGGAGCCTGCCCTGCTGCCCAGTCCCGAGGCAGAGGCCATCGAGCTGGCTGTGGTGAAGGGGCGGCGGCAGCGGGAGCGGCACCTCCACCACCACAGCCAGCCCCTGCGTGCCAGCCCAGGGGGCAGCCGCGAGGACGTCAGCAGGCCCTGCCAGAGCTGGGCAGGCAGCCGCCAGGGCTCCAAGGAATGTCCCGGGTGCGCCCAGCTGGCCCCTGGTCCCAGCCCTTCCCCTCGGGCCTTTGGGCTGGACCAGCCACCTCTGCCTGAGGCCACCAGCCGCCGCAAGAAGCTGGAGAGGATGTACAGTGTCGATCGTGTGTCTG ATGACATCCCCATCCGTACCTGGTTCCCCAAGGAAAACCTCTTCAGCTTCCAGACAGCAACCACAACTATGCAAGC GAACTTCCGCAAACACCTGCGCATGGTCGGCAGCCGGAGGGTGAAGGCCCAGA GTAGTGACCTGCAGAGCTCACACTGCACCCTGGGCGAGGCCTTTGAGGATCTGGACTGGGAGACCGAGAAGGGCTTGGAGGCGGTGGCCTGTGACACAGAGGGCTTTGTGCCCCCCAAGGTCATG CTCATCTCCTCCAAGGTGCCCAAAGCCGAGTACATCCCGACTATCATCCGCAGAGATGACCCGTCCATCATCCCCATCCTCTAT GACCACGAGCATGCGACTTTTGAGGACATCCTGG aggaaatagagaaaaagctGAACATCTATCACAAAGGGGCCAAGATCTGGAAGATGCTGATTTTCTGCCAG GGTGGCCCAGGACACCTGTACCTGCTCAAGAACAAGGTGGCCACCTTTGCCAAAGTAGAGAAGGAGGAGGACATGATCCA cttcTGGAAGCGCTTGAGCCGCCTGATGAGCAAAGTGAACCCAGAGCCGAACGTCGTCCACATCATGGGCTGCTACATTCTGGGAAACCCGAATGGGGAGAAG CTGTTCCAGAACCTCAGGACCCTCATGACCCCTTACAGGGTCACCTTTGAGTCTCCCCTGGAGCTGTCGGCCCAAG GGAAGCAGATGATAGAGACCTACTTTGACTTCCGGCTGTACCGCCTGTGGAAGAGCCGCCAGCACTCGAAGCTGCTGGACTTTGAGGATGTCCTGTGA